Proteins encoded together in one Bombus vancouverensis nearcticus chromosome 14, iyBomVanc1_principal, whole genome shotgun sequence window:
- the LOC117166170 gene encoding uncharacterized protein LOC117166170 isoform X2 translates to MCRFQRNRIYVASVSAAIMSQVAVPRVFLYLLAAFLATFSKASSYVPPDDCLKFDVGDIEDYLSNLNFENVPTINMMIGGFKCPVTALPFGALKSDWARLLLLQRAQPKESILLKKLDRLIRILVIAYFRMEERFDVMQSGFWNISSPSATSVHESTTSTNSKEETKKLDNSIANSRKINKTSANFAMSTFLNNDESSSTIEIERIALTSSDVSSEGKTGDFHTMHNIPLKHRSISEQIDEKRTVTAFVNITNFSERTTDKRKYTEISTLSANESVTINTANNFTRNKNGTNIFTRDDSDADKNINFSTTEFSNETKPIITGSNAVTARISETMTSSSYQKLIATSVEKERTAELIAPTIFSVTQTNGVKKHGTQNDYKVTVYSDKISTNPTERFNQSRPNNRTGGVSQVFEKVPWNSTNSTVSSNKIKEPSIYKNTPFGNKFWKYMTISPKVSSTTVTADPTLMSQAKGTERYKGNLIKSKKRGSSNTDIEKMFRWFYTFGHSSKNDSVDRGVYIACEGKSHNGKE, encoded by the exons ATGTGCCGATTCCAACGAAATAGAATATACGTGGCCTCAGTTAGCGCAGCAATCATGTCGCAAGTGGCAGTTCCGCGTGTGTTTCTCTATTTATTAGCCGCTTTCCTTGCCACTTTTTCCA AAGCAAGTTCATACGTGCCGCCGGATGATTGTTTGAAATTCGATGTCGGTGATATTGAGGATTACTTGTCGAATCTCAATTTCGAGAATGTGCCGACGATCAATATGATGATCGGCGGGTTCAAATGCCCGGTCACAGCTTTGCCCTTCGGTGCTTTGAAATCAGACTGGGCAAGGCTGTTGCTTCTGCAAAGAGCGCAACCGAAGGAATCGATTCTCTTAAAGAAACTGGATCGTCTTATCAGAATTTTAGTGATCGCTTATTTCCGAATGGAAGAACGTTTCGATGTTATGCAATCTGGATTTTGGAATATAAGCAG TCCATCCGCGACGTCTGTACACGAAAGCACCACGAGCACTAATTCGAAGGAGGAAACGAAGAAACTCGATAATTCGATCGCTAAttcaagaaaaataaataaaacctcAGCGAATTTTGCTATGAGTACTTTTCTTAACAACGATGAATCCAGTAGCACGATTGAAATTGAACGAATCGCACTTACTAGTTCGGATGTGTCGAGCGAAGGCAAAACCGGCGATTTTCATACAATGCATAATATTCCTTTAAAGCATCGCTCGATAAGCGAGCAAATCGACGAAAAAAGGACGGTAACCGCTTtcgtaaatattacaaatttttcaGAAAGAACCACTGACAAACGGAAATACACAGAGATATCGACTTTGAGCGCGAATGAATCCGTTACGATTAACACCGCGAATAATTTCACTAGGAATAAAAAtggcacgaatatttttacgaGAGACGATTCTGACgctgataaaaatattaatttctcaaCAACAGAATTTAGCAACGAAACTAAACCAATTATAACTGGCTCGAACGCTGTTACTGCTCGTATTTCGGAAACGATGACTTCTTCTAGTTATCAAAAATTAATAGCGACGAGCGTCGAGAAAGAAAGAACGGCGGAATTAATTGCCCCTACTATATTTAGCGTCACGCAGACTAATGGTGTGAAAAAACATGGTACTCAGAACGATTATAAAGTCACCGTTTATTCGGATAAAATTTCTACTAACCCGACCGAAAGATTTAATCAAAGTCGTCCGAATAATCGGACTGGCGGTGTATCCCAAGTCTTTGAGAAGGTTCCATGGAATTCCACGAATTCTACTGTTTCCTCTAATAAGATCAAGGAACCTTCGATCTACAAAAATACTCCGTTTGGCAATAAGTTTTGGAAATACATGACAATTTCACCAAAAGTTTCTTCCACTACGGTTACTGCAGATCCGACGTTAATGTCGCAGGCAAAAGGGACGGAAAGATATAAaggaaatttgataaaatctaaAAAACGCGGAAGCTCGAACACCGATATTGAAAAAATGTTTAGGTGGTTTTATACTTTCGGTCATTCCAG TAAAAACGATTCGGTTGATCGAGGCGTCTACATCGCATGCGAAGGAAAGAGTCACAACGGCAAAGAGTAA
- the LOC117166170 gene encoding uncharacterized protein LOC117166170 isoform X1, translating into MCRFQRNRIYVASVSAAIMSQVAVPRVFLYLLAAFLATFSKASSYVPPDDCLKFDVGDIEDYLSNLNFENVPTINMMIGGFKCPVTALPFGALKSDWARLLLLQRAQPKESILLKKLDRLIRILVIAYFRMEERFDVMQSGFWNISRLVTKTLTINDKDFFTSLIFVSHSIEYFDSPSATSVHESTTSTNSKEETKKLDNSIANSRKINKTSANFAMSTFLNNDESSSTIEIERIALTSSDVSSEGKTGDFHTMHNIPLKHRSISEQIDEKRTVTAFVNITNFSERTTDKRKYTEISTLSANESVTINTANNFTRNKNGTNIFTRDDSDADKNINFSTTEFSNETKPIITGSNAVTARISETMTSSSYQKLIATSVEKERTAELIAPTIFSVTQTNGVKKHGTQNDYKVTVYSDKISTNPTERFNQSRPNNRTGGVSQVFEKVPWNSTNSTVSSNKIKEPSIYKNTPFGNKFWKYMTISPKVSSTTVTADPTLMSQAKGTERYKGNLIKSKKRGSSNTDIEKMFRWFYTFGHSSKNDSVDRGVYIACEGKSHNGKE; encoded by the exons ATGTGCCGATTCCAACGAAATAGAATATACGTGGCCTCAGTTAGCGCAGCAATCATGTCGCAAGTGGCAGTTCCGCGTGTGTTTCTCTATTTATTAGCCGCTTTCCTTGCCACTTTTTCCA AAGCAAGTTCATACGTGCCGCCGGATGATTGTTTGAAATTCGATGTCGGTGATATTGAGGATTACTTGTCGAATCTCAATTTCGAGAATGTGCCGACGATCAATATGATGATCGGCGGGTTCAAATGCCCGGTCACAGCTTTGCCCTTCGGTGCTTTGAAATCAGACTGGGCAAGGCTGTTGCTTCTGCAAAGAGCGCAACCGAAGGAATCGATTCTCTTAAAGAAACTGGATCGTCTTATCAGAATTTTAGTGATCGCTTATTTCCGAATGGAAGAACGTTTCGATGTTATGCAATCTGGATTTTGGAATATAAGCAGGTTGGTAACAAAAACTCTAACTATCAACGATAAAGACTTTTTCACAAGCTTGATCTTTGTATCTCATTCGATCGAATATTTTGATAGTCCATCCGCGACGTCTGTACACGAAAGCACCACGAGCACTAATTCGAAGGAGGAAACGAAGAAACTCGATAATTCGATCGCTAAttcaagaaaaataaataaaacctcAGCGAATTTTGCTATGAGTACTTTTCTTAACAACGATGAATCCAGTAGCACGATTGAAATTGAACGAATCGCACTTACTAGTTCGGATGTGTCGAGCGAAGGCAAAACCGGCGATTTTCATACAATGCATAATATTCCTTTAAAGCATCGCTCGATAAGCGAGCAAATCGACGAAAAAAGGACGGTAACCGCTTtcgtaaatattacaaatttttcaGAAAGAACCACTGACAAACGGAAATACACAGAGATATCGACTTTGAGCGCGAATGAATCCGTTACGATTAACACCGCGAATAATTTCACTAGGAATAAAAAtggcacgaatatttttacgaGAGACGATTCTGACgctgataaaaatattaatttctcaaCAACAGAATTTAGCAACGAAACTAAACCAATTATAACTGGCTCGAACGCTGTTACTGCTCGTATTTCGGAAACGATGACTTCTTCTAGTTATCAAAAATTAATAGCGACGAGCGTCGAGAAAGAAAGAACGGCGGAATTAATTGCCCCTACTATATTTAGCGTCACGCAGACTAATGGTGTGAAAAAACATGGTACTCAGAACGATTATAAAGTCACCGTTTATTCGGATAAAATTTCTACTAACCCGACCGAAAGATTTAATCAAAGTCGTCCGAATAATCGGACTGGCGGTGTATCCCAAGTCTTTGAGAAGGTTCCATGGAATTCCACGAATTCTACTGTTTCCTCTAATAAGATCAAGGAACCTTCGATCTACAAAAATACTCCGTTTGGCAATAAGTTTTGGAAATACATGACAATTTCACCAAAAGTTTCTTCCACTACGGTTACTGCAGATCCGACGTTAATGTCGCAGGCAAAAGGGACGGAAAGATATAAaggaaatttgataaaatctaaAAAACGCGGAAGCTCGAACACCGATATTGAAAAAATGTTTAGGTGGTTTTATACTTTCGGTCATTCCAG TAAAAACGATTCGGTTGATCGAGGCGTCTACATCGCATGCGAAGGAAAGAGTCACAACGGCAAAGAGTAA